Proteins encoded together in one Telopea speciosissima isolate NSW1024214 ecotype Mountain lineage chromosome 6, Tspe_v1, whole genome shotgun sequence window:
- the LOC122663853 gene encoding defensin Ec-AMP-D2-like isoform X1: MEGSKRLFSALFVLMLLLVATEEMGPRVAEARTCESQSHRFKGSCFRKSNCGAVCQTEGFHGGHCRGFRRRCFCTKHC; the protein is encoded by the exons ATGGAGGGCAGCAAGCGTCTATTTTCAGCACTGTTCGTTCTCATGCTGCTGCTTGTGGCTACtg AAGAGATGGGGCCAAGAGTTGCAGAGGCAAGGACTTGTGAGTCTCAGAGCCATCGCTTCAAGGGTTCATGCTTCCGAAAGAGCAATTGTGGCGCTGTTTGCCAGACAGAGGGCTTTCATGGTGGTCACTGCCGAGGCTTCCGCCGACGATGTTTTTGCACTAAACATTGTTAG
- the LOC122663853 gene encoding defensin J1-2-like isoform X2 — MEGSKRLFSALFVLMLLLVATEMGPRVAEARTCESQSHRFKGSCFRKSNCGAVCQTEGFHGGHCRGFRRRCFCTKHC; from the exons ATGGAGGGCAGCAAGCGTCTATTTTCAGCACTGTTCGTTCTCATGCTGCTGCTTGTGGCTACtg AGATGGGGCCAAGAGTTGCAGAGGCAAGGACTTGTGAGTCTCAGAGCCATCGCTTCAAGGGTTCATGCTTCCGAAAGAGCAATTGTGGCGCTGTTTGCCAGACAGAGGGCTTTCATGGTGGTCACTGCCGAGGCTTCCGCCGACGATGTTTTTGCACTAAACATTGTTAG